The DNA sequence AAAGCATCTGCGCTGGACCACCAGCCTGCGGATGTGGCCGTGCAGGGTTCGGGCTCCGCTGCCCAGCGCTTTGCTGCCCAGAGGCGAAGGGCACCGCCTGGAGGCGGTCAGCGTTCCCGTTCGGCGTGGCCGTGGCTCGTCGTCGCCGAGCGCCTGGGCTGGGCGACATGCCGTGGACGGCATCGCCGACCAGCACCACCACTCGATCCGGCTGGGCCGGCTACAGCGGGGCGGTGAGTTCCAGCGCGACCCCGTCGGGGTCCTTGAACGGCAGCACCGCGATGCCGAACGGCGGCAGGTCGTTGATGCCGCCGTGCTCCACGCCGCGTTCCTCGAAGGCCTGCATCGCCAGCTCCAAGTCGGCCCTGCCGGCCACACCGAAGCTCAGGTGGTCAAGGCCGCAGCGGAACGGGTCGAAGCGGTCGCCGGCCCGCTCGGCGTCCACCGGACGCAGCCCCAGGAGCAGGTCGCCGTTGACCATGACGATGCCGCCCTGCAGCAGGTCCATGGTCAGGTCGTGGTGTGGGTCGTCGGCAGGCGGCGGGGCGTCCATGGCGATCTGGAACCCGAGCAGCTCGGTGTAGAACGCCCGGGACCGCTCGACGTCGGTGACCGTGAGCCGCAGGTGGTGGACCGGGCCGAGGGACAGCGGGACTGCCATCGGAGCGCCTCCTCGTGTCGACAGCGGATCGCGGACCCATCATGAGGGCGAT is a window from the Actinomycetes bacterium genome containing:
- a CDS encoding VOC family protein, with the translated sequence MAVPLSLGPVHHLRLTVTDVERSRAFYTELLGFQIAMDAPPPADDPHHDLTMDLLQGGIVMVNGDLLLGLRPVDAERAGDRFDPFRCGLDHLSFGVAGRADLELAMQAFEERGVEHGGINDLPPFGIAVLPFKDPDGVALELTAPL